Below is a window of Deltaproteobacteria bacterium DNA.
TCGGTGACCGTGCCGACGGTGGAGCGGGGGTTGTGGCTGGCCGCCTTTTGGTCGATGGAGATGGCCGGGGAAAGCCCCTCGATTAGATCGACATCCGGCTTTCCCATCTGCTCCAAAAATTGGCGGGCGTAGGCGGAAAGTGATTCCACGTAGCGTCTTTGCCCCTCGGCGTAGATTGTGTCGAAGGCGAGGGAGGACTTCCCCGATCCGGAAAGGCCAGTGATGACGACGAGCTTGTTGCGCGGGATTTCGACATCGATGTTTTTTAAGTTATGTTGCCGCGCCCCTTTGATGTAGATGACATCGGGTTCCATCGAATCATTTAACCAGCGAGCATCCCCAGCTGGCGTCCCCTTCCGTTGTGGTGCCGGAGCTCTCCCCCGAACTCTCATCCGGAGTGGCCGAGATGTCTTCATCCGCGTCGTTAATCCCGTTGCCGTCGGCATCGGGGTCGAGGTTGTCGGCAATTCCGTCTCCATCATCATCGGTGTCGTTGTTGTCGGGAATGCCGTCGCCGTCGATATCACTATCAGGAACCCCATCGCCGTCGGCATCGCTGTCGCAGGGATCGCCGGCGCCGTCGTTGTCGCTGTCGGTCTGGTCGGGGTTTTCCACCGTTGAACAGTTGTCGTTAACATTGGGGATGCCATCGCCGTCGGTGTCATCGAGTGTGGCGGCCCTGCTCAACCTGCCTCCACCGATCGCGAAACAAAAAATGCCGATCAGAATAAGGGTTGCTGTTGTTCTCACATTTTTCCTCTTTAG
It encodes the following:
- a CDS encoding thrombospondin type 3 repeat-containing protein encodes the protein MRRQGRQPNGPNHASNRPQTSVQNAKKLRNKTLKRKNVRTTATLILIGIFCFAIGGGRLSRAATLDDTDGDGIPNVNDNCSTVENPDQTDSDNDGAGDPCDSDADGDGVPDSDIDGDGIPDNNDTDDDGDGIADNLDPDADGNGINDADEDISATPDESSGESSGTTTEGDASWGCSLVK